A region of Reichenbachiella carrageenanivorans DNA encodes the following proteins:
- a CDS encoding NAD(P) transhydrogenase subunit alpha: MVIGVVKCTEENLVALVPQVASKLIKDEYQIVVESGAGKASGYNDEIYESTGAVISSRDEVLSKADVILTGTGITKSDVDLIKADAILVGKFNGRVASELITNLKECKAQAFSLDLLPRSTIAQSMDVLSSLASLSGYKAVVTAADEFAGYFPMMTTSAGTIPPARVLILGAGVAGLQAIATAKRLGAIVEAFDVRTAVREEVQSLGAKFIEVEGAQEDSAAGGYAVEQSEEYISKQKELIHETALKADVVITTANIPGRKAPVLIENRTVEAMKQGSVIVDMASASGGNCELSKDAETVDIDGVKIIGDAKLYNLMGKQASLLYSNNIYNFLKYILKEGKDNLPYDSEIVSQSLLKVEEPVSA; encoded by the coding sequence ATGGTGATTGGTGTAGTTAAATGCACGGAAGAAAATCTAGTAGCCTTAGTGCCACAAGTGGCTTCCAAATTAATCAAAGACGAATATCAGATTGTAGTAGAATCAGGTGCTGGCAAAGCATCTGGCTACAACGATGAAATATATGAATCTACAGGAGCGGTCATTTCATCTCGGGATGAAGTCCTATCTAAAGCAGACGTCATTCTTACAGGGACAGGTATTACAAAATCAGATGTAGACCTTATCAAAGCCGATGCAATATTGGTAGGTAAGTTTAACGGGCGTGTAGCCTCCGAACTCATTACTAATCTTAAAGAATGCAAGGCACAAGCTTTTAGCTTGGATTTATTGCCTCGCTCTACGATAGCACAATCTATGGATGTGTTGTCTTCTTTGGCTTCTTTGTCTGGGTACAAAGCGGTGGTAACAGCTGCAGACGAGTTTGCAGGTTATTTTCCAATGATGACAACCTCTGCAGGTACGATACCTCCAGCCAGAGTATTGATACTGGGCGCGGGAGTAGCAGGTTTGCAGGCCATCGCTACAGCCAAAAGGTTAGGAGCGATCGTGGAGGCCTTTGATGTGCGTACAGCTGTACGTGAAGAGGTTCAGAGCTTGGGAGCCAAATTTATAGAAGTAGAAGGTGCGCAAGAAGACAGTGCGGCTGGTGGATATGCCGTTGAGCAATCAGAAGAATACATCAGTAAGCAAAAGGAGCTGATTCATGAGACGGCTTTGAAAGCTGATGTAGTGATCACCACGGCTAACATCCCAGGACGTAAAGCACCAGTACTTATAGAAAATCGTACGGTTGAAGCGATGAAGCAAGGTAGTGTAATAGTAGACATGGCTTCTGCGAGCGGTGGCAATTGCGAATTGTCTAAAGATGCTGAAACGGTAGATATCGATGGCGTAAAAATCATCGGAGATGCCAAACTATACAACCTGATGGGCAAGCAAGCCAGCTTGTTGTATAGCAACAATATTTACAACTTTCTCAAATACATTCTCAAAGAAGGTAAGGACAACTTGCCCTACGACAGCGAGATTGTAAGCCAATCGCTGTTGAAAGTAGAAGAGCCCGTATCGGCCTAA
- a CDS encoding NAD(P) transhydrogenase subunit alpha — protein MFEILDYLKDHVLMINLLIITIYLGFEIISKVPTVLHTPLMSGSNAISGIVIIGAIILVRQADSSDYLTLVLGAVGIVLGTINVVGGHAVTNRMLEMFKKK, from the coding sequence ATGTTTGAGATATTAGATTATCTGAAAGATCATGTGCTCATGATCAACTTATTAATTATTACCATTTACCTAGGTTTTGAAATCATTTCCAAAGTACCTACTGTACTGCATACGCCGCTTATGTCTGGGTCCAATGCCATCAGTGGGATTGTCATTATCGGAGCCATTATTTTGGTGAGACAGGCAGATAGTTCGGATTACCTGACACTCGTGTTGGGAGCCGTCGGTATCGTATTGGGTACTATCAATGTAGTAGGAGGTCATGCGGTGACCAACCGTATGTTAGAAATGTTTAAGAAGAAATAA
- a CDS encoding NAD(P)(+) transhydrogenase (Re/Si-specific) subunit beta has product MQYIELLYIVSTVLLIVGLRKLSSPSTARNGNVIAALGMGSAILVSIFSPMANDQGNLLYIFGAIAVGSVIGMVYSKKVEMTGIPELVSVFNGFGGACAVSIAILEAYKFDASSTIGLMGTTYMALFIGGVAFTGSLIAYGKLAGKVKDWKSGISSYFNLVWLALCLGLIVYQVANPSAYEYLPIIILVVSLIYGLSFVWPIGGADMPVVISLLNALTGIAAALAGMVYGNMVMLLGGVLVGSSGAILTILMCQAMNRSLINVVVGGFGASATSVAADQGDIKETTANDTAIMMRYAQNVMVIPGYGMAVAQAQKACKELDKSLTSRGVNVNYAIHPVAGRMPGHMNVLLAEADVPYNKLIDLDDANSMLSDTDVCLVVGANDVVNPSALDDPGSPIYGMPVLEILNAKNVIVLKRGMSKGYSGIENPLFFHDKTKMLFGDAKDTIETLNNEVKVMD; this is encoded by the coding sequence ATGCAGTACATCGAATTATTATATATCGTATCAACCGTCCTTTTGATTGTCGGGTTGAGAAAATTGAGTAGCCCATCTACGGCAAGAAATGGAAACGTAATCGCAGCCTTAGGCATGGGATCGGCTATTTTGGTGTCCATATTCAGCCCAATGGCTAATGATCAGGGCAACCTGCTTTATATCTTCGGCGCGATAGCCGTAGGGTCTGTGATTGGAATGGTCTATTCCAAAAAAGTAGAAATGACAGGTATTCCTGAATTGGTTTCCGTATTCAATGGATTTGGTGGTGCTTGTGCAGTAAGTATAGCCATTTTAGAAGCATATAAGTTTGATGCGTCCTCGACCATTGGATTGATGGGCACTACTTATATGGCTTTGTTTATCGGAGGAGTGGCTTTTACGGGTAGTTTGATCGCTTATGGAAAATTGGCTGGCAAAGTGAAGGATTGGAAAAGCGGCATTTCATCGTATTTCAACCTTGTGTGGTTGGCACTCTGCTTAGGCTTGATCGTCTACCAAGTAGCGAACCCGTCTGCTTACGAATACTTACCAATCATCATTCTAGTCGTTTCATTAATTTATGGGTTGAGTTTCGTATGGCCTATCGGAGGAGCGGATATGCCCGTCGTTATTTCTTTGCTAAATGCTCTGACAGGTATAGCAGCAGCACTTGCAGGGATGGTGTATGGTAATATGGTGATGCTGTTGGGGGGTGTGCTTGTGGGGTCTTCAGGTGCCATTCTGACGATCCTCATGTGTCAGGCAATGAACCGATCATTGATCAATGTAGTGGTAGGAGGTTTTGGCGCTTCGGCCACTTCTGTAGCGGCTGATCAAGGTGATATCAAAGAAACTACGGCCAATGACACGGCCATTATGATGCGCTATGCACAAAACGTGATGGTGATCCCTGGATACGGGATGGCTGTGGCGCAAGCACAAAAGGCGTGTAAAGAGTTAGATAAAAGTTTGACCTCACGTGGCGTGAATGTGAACTATGCCATCCACCCAGTGGCAGGTCGCATGCCAGGTCATATGAACGTATTATTGGCGGAAGCCGATGTGCCGTACAACAAATTGATCGATCTCGATGATGCCAACAGTATGCTTTCAGATACGGATGTATGTCTGGTAGTAGGTGCTAACGACGTAGTGAATCCGTCGGCACTCGATGACCCAGGAAGCCCGATCTACGGCATGCCAGTATTAGAGATCCTCAATGCTAAAAATGTAATTGTGCTTAAAAGAGGAATGAGCAAAGGATACTCAGGTATCGAAAATCCGCTATTCTTCCACGATAAGACTAAAATGCTCTTTGGTGATGCCAAAGACACCATCGAAACGCTGAACAACGAAGTGAAAGTGATGGATTAA
- a CDS encoding SMP-30/gluconolactonase/LRE family protein has product MRKIFSPFFISIVLFSCTSKPIALFEASDWAYVGEYSLGLEGPAVDIEGNLFFVNPQKNGTIGRLLPTGQFDLYIDSLPQGSVANGIRFGNDGLMYLADYVNHNILTIDPVHREVVVFAHDSTMNQPNDLAISERGVLFASDPNWVDSTGNLWRVELDGKFVKLADNMGTTNGIEVAPGDRFLYVNESAQRKIWAFDLSPEGEISNKRLLIQFADHGLDGMRCDTAGNLYVARYGKGVIAVISPAGELLQEVELKGLKPTNIAFGGLDGRTCYVTCQDRGYIETFHSEYPGRSWALRP; this is encoded by the coding sequence ATGCGAAAGATTTTTTCACCCTTCTTTATTTCAATTGTACTTTTTAGCTGTACGTCTAAGCCAATAGCTCTTTTCGAAGCCAGCGACTGGGCGTATGTAGGTGAATATAGTCTGGGGCTAGAAGGCCCTGCTGTGGATATAGAGGGCAATCTGTTTTTTGTAAACCCACAAAAAAACGGAACCATAGGTAGACTGTTGCCCACTGGTCAATTCGATTTGTATATAGACAGTTTGCCTCAGGGAAGTGTGGCCAATGGTATTCGGTTTGGCAATGATGGCCTTATGTATCTCGCCGATTATGTCAATCATAATATTTTGACTATCGATCCTGTGCATCGTGAAGTAGTGGTTTTTGCACACGATAGCACCATGAATCAGCCCAATGACCTTGCGATCAGCGAAAGGGGTGTATTGTTTGCGAGTGATCCCAATTGGGTCGACAGTACAGGTAATCTATGGCGAGTAGAGCTGGATGGGAAATTTGTAAAACTGGCCGATAACATGGGTACCACCAATGGTATAGAAGTGGCCCCAGGTGATCGTTTCCTTTATGTAAATGAAAGTGCACAGCGAAAAATTTGGGCTTTTGACTTGAGTCCAGAAGGGGAGATATCCAACAAACGATTGTTGATCCAATTTGCAGATCATGGCCTCGATGGCATGCGTTGCGATACCGCTGGCAATCTGTATGTAGCGCGATATGGCAAAGGGGTCATTGCTGTGATATCGCCAGCAGGTGAACTACTGCAAGAAGTAGAACTCAAAGGGCTAAAGCCGACCAACATAGCCTTTGGCGGCTTAGACGGGCGCACCTGTTATGTGACTTGTCAGGATCGAGGATATATCGAGACTTTTCATAGCGAATACCCCGGACGCAGTTGGGCTTTGCGGCCATAA
- a CDS encoding helix-turn-helix transcriptional regulator, producing the protein MNRIDRLTAIMLKLQSKRYVTIDDIAEQYSISERTVFRDIKALGEAGVPIGFEKDRGYYIVEGYSIPPVMFTKEEAGAILLASKLLKRQGDQSLVDHFEQALTKIRAVLKNTQKDYVQELEKYIEVVSPNVSVEKAFPDLYLTDIKDALVHHQILSFEYYANYSDSYSSREVEPLGICHYANHWHLIAYCRMRHGIRDFRTDRISKLHVLDQFFDPSLRDDFKEHIFVRQMSQDVREIRVLFEPDVARLIGDQRYYYGFIEEKKTEAGVEMIFMVGECEYFARWLLMFTDRVRILNSEKLEQQIQQFIEQLSSHYAMVH; encoded by the coding sequence ATGAATAGGATAGATAGACTTACGGCCATCATGCTCAAGCTACAGAGCAAAAGATATGTAACGATAGACGACATCGCAGAGCAGTATAGCATCAGTGAACGCACCGTTTTTAGAGACATCAAGGCACTGGGAGAGGCAGGTGTACCTATTGGGTTTGAAAAAGACCGAGGGTACTATATTGTAGAAGGTTATAGCATACCTCCTGTCATGTTTACCAAAGAGGAGGCCGGAGCTATCTTGTTGGCTAGCAAACTACTCAAACGGCAAGGTGATCAGTCGCTAGTAGATCATTTCGAGCAAGCTTTGACCAAAATCAGAGCCGTGTTGAAAAACACTCAAAAAGACTATGTGCAAGAACTAGAAAAATATATCGAAGTCGTTTCCCCAAATGTGTCCGTAGAAAAAGCCTTTCCAGATTTGTATTTGACTGACATTAAAGATGCGTTGGTTCATCATCAAATCTTATCATTTGAGTATTATGCTAATTATAGCGATAGCTATTCGTCGCGAGAAGTAGAGCCCTTAGGTATTTGCCATTATGCCAATCATTGGCATCTGATCGCCTATTGCCGTATGCGCCATGGCATTCGTGATTTTCGTACAGATCGCATCAGCAAGCTCCATGTGTTAGATCAGTTTTTTGACCCATCGCTTAGAGATGATTTCAAGGAGCATATATTCGTTCGTCAGATGTCTCAGGACGTTAGAGAGATCAGGGTTTTGTTTGAACCCGATGTGGCACGATTGATTGGAGATCAACGCTATTATTATGGTTTTATAGAAGAAAAGAAAACCGAGGCTGGCGTAGAGATGATTTTTATGGTGGGTGAGTGCGAATACTTTGCCCGCTGGCTACTCATGTTTACCGATCGTGTGCGAATTCTCAATTCTGAAAAACTGGAACAACAAATACAGCAATTCATAGAGCAACTGAGTAGTCACTATGCCATGGTACATTAA
- a CDS encoding GyrI-like domain-containing protein: protein MEKLNLVKQHPAYYKAQNKPVEVEIEPVHCLTISGIGAPEEERFQSSVGAIYAVAYTVKKYAKSEQNDFVVPKMEAFWWVDEGLVFDETPKSDWQWQLMIRMPDLVSDEHVDQAVEEVIKKKGICLANEVQLKAIHEGRCVQVLHVGSYYEEGPSIKKILEYMKSNGLEMNGYHHEIYLSDPTRTAVEKLKTIIRYAVK from the coding sequence ATGGAAAAGCTGAATCTTGTAAAACAACACCCTGCCTACTATAAGGCGCAAAACAAACCGGTAGAAGTTGAAATTGAGCCTGTTCATTGTTTGACAATTAGTGGGATAGGAGCGCCAGAAGAAGAGCGGTTTCAGTCAAGTGTAGGAGCAATATATGCGGTGGCTTATACGGTAAAAAAGTATGCGAAATCAGAACAGAATGATTTTGTAGTGCCTAAGATGGAGGCTTTTTGGTGGGTAGACGAAGGACTCGTTTTTGATGAAACCCCAAAGTCTGACTGGCAGTGGCAGTTGATGATCCGAATGCCTGATTTGGTGTCCGACGAGCATGTAGATCAGGCGGTAGAGGAGGTGATCAAAAAGAAGGGCATATGTCTAGCCAATGAAGTACAGCTCAAGGCTATTCATGAAGGTCGATGTGTGCAAGTCTTGCACGTCGGGTCTTATTACGAAGAAGGGCCTTCGATCAAAAAAATATTGGAGTATATGAAATCAAATGGTTTGGAAATGAATGGTTATCATCACGAGATTTACCTGTCAGATCCTACACGTACCGCTGTAGAAAAGCTGAAAACCATTATTAGGTACGCGGTAAAATAG
- a CDS encoding DNA alkylation repair protein, giving the protein MAEPLKNEFNASFVAQLGSQLSDKDSSFRLEAFVAAVLDEEWEGRELKNRMRHLTCMIRSHTALVFLDQLEVMKSLAVHYSGLQGMTFPDFVEVYGQEYLAESLVAMKHMTQYSTAEFAIRPFIIKYEKEVMNTLLDWSMDANEHVRRLSSEGCRPRLPWAMALPAFKKDPKLILPILENLKADDSLYVRKSVANNLNDITKDHVALALDLGERWYGDCTHTNWVVKHGLRNLLKQGHPRALQVIGFDDKAKFSVPVCSLSERKLKIGDVLHFEFEVVSEEAQLAFAKVGFVVSYQKANGTLSDKIFHVAEKEFDRGSSFWFKKKLSFKDLSTRKHYLGRHKLGILVNGKKLTDEVFELV; this is encoded by the coding sequence ATGGCAGAGCCACTGAAAAATGAATTTAATGCATCGTTTGTTGCCCAACTGGGTAGCCAGCTGAGCGACAAAGACTCATCCTTCCGATTGGAGGCCTTTGTTGCCGCTGTTCTCGATGAAGAGTGGGAGGGGCGTGAACTTAAAAACCGAATGAGACATCTTACGTGTATGATTCGGTCGCATACGGCCTTGGTTTTTTTGGATCAGCTAGAAGTGATGAAGTCACTTGCTGTACACTATAGTGGCCTGCAAGGCATGACTTTCCCGGATTTTGTGGAAGTATACGGTCAGGAGTATTTGGCAGAATCTCTGGTGGCCATGAAGCACATGACTCAATACTCCACGGCCGAATTTGCCATTCGTCCTTTCATTATCAAATATGAAAAAGAAGTAATGAATACTCTGCTCGACTGGAGTATGGATGCCAACGAGCATGTGAGAAGGTTGTCGTCAGAAGGTTGCCGTCCGAGGTTGCCTTGGGCGATGGCTTTGCCTGCTTTCAAGAAAGATCCGAAGTTGATTTTGCCCATTCTGGAAAACCTGAAGGCTGATGATTCGCTCTACGTTAGAAAAAGTGTGGCCAACAACCTTAATGACATCACCAAGGATCATGTAGCGTTGGCTTTGGATTTGGGTGAGCGCTGGTATGGAGATTGTACACATACCAATTGGGTCGTGAAGCATGGGTTGAGAAATCTACTGAAACAAGGTCATCCTCGTGCTTTGCAAGTGATTGGTTTCGATGATAAAGCCAAATTTTCAGTGCCTGTATGCTCGCTCTCGGAGCGTAAGTTGAAAATAGGAGATGTTTTGCATTTTGAGTTTGAAGTAGTAAGTGAGGAAGCTCAATTAGCTTTTGCTAAAGTCGGTTTTGTGGTGTCTTATCAAAAGGCAAATGGTACACTTTCGGATAAAATTTTTCATGTTGCAGAAAAGGAGTTTGACAGAGGGTCGTCCTTCTGGTTCAAAAAGAAGCTCTCTTTTAAAGACCTCTCCACCCGCAAACACTACTTGGGTAGACACAAGTTGGGCATTTTGGTTAATGGTAAAAAACTGACAGACGAAGTGTTTGAATTGGTTTGA
- a CDS encoding YwbE family protein — translation MTDGTIRTNIQVGAAVEVVQKHHQRSGELTEGIVKRLLTKSPKHTHGIKVQLETGEVGRVKNILND, via the coding sequence ATGACCGACGGAACCATCAGAACAAATATACAAGTAGGCGCAGCAGTAGAGGTCGTACAGAAGCACCACCAGCGCTCTGGAGAACTCACAGAAGGAATCGTAAAGCGCTTGCTCACGAAGTCCCCCAAGCACACCCATGGCATCAAAGTTCAGTTAGAAACTGGCGAAGTAGGTCGGGTGAAAAACATCCTTAACGACTAA
- a CDS encoding sensor histidine kinase, whose protein sequence is MESQTHPLNTEMVLILGTSGMLLLTTVIVLFVYLYQRKLIKRKLEYQEIEDLLKKQELKSAYAILEGQDRAYKQVAEELHDNLGSMLVTLNMLSDTLPKKTDPESLKVLADKISSVTTQATEATRQISHSLHSGALKHFGLAVAIQELIDALNESHSITVSSHIDLGEELENQVNVQLYRIVQELVNNTLKHAKASTINMDLSKTPEFLTLIFEDNGIGFDLHQQGEKGLGLKNLKARVDRLDGQITIESNKGKGTTNIIEIPI, encoded by the coding sequence ATGGAAAGCCAGACTCACCCGTTAAATACCGAAATGGTGCTCATATTAGGCACCAGTGGTATGCTGCTGCTCACCACAGTAATTGTGCTGTTTGTTTATCTATATCAGCGCAAGCTCATTAAGCGCAAGCTGGAATACCAAGAAATCGAAGACCTGCTCAAAAAACAAGAGCTAAAATCGGCCTATGCGATACTAGAGGGGCAAGACCGAGCCTACAAGCAAGTAGCCGAAGAGCTGCACGACAATCTCGGTAGTATGCTCGTTACCCTCAATATGCTCTCTGATACACTGCCCAAGAAAACGGATCCAGAGTCGCTAAAAGTACTGGCAGATAAGATCAGTTCGGTTACTACACAGGCCACCGAAGCCACTCGACAGATTTCGCATAGTTTGCATTCGGGGGCACTCAAGCATTTCGGGCTCGCTGTAGCTATACAGGAGCTGATAGATGCACTCAACGAAAGCCATAGCATCACAGTAAGCAGTCATATTGATCTGGGCGAGGAATTAGAAAATCAGGTCAATGTACAACTGTACCGTATTGTTCAGGAGCTGGTCAACAATACGTTGAAGCACGCCAAAGCCAGTACCATCAACATGGACTTGTCTAAGACTCCTGAGTTTCTTACCTTGATATTTGAAGACAATGGCATTGGATTCGATCTTCATCAGCAGGGAGAAAAAGGACTGGGGTTGAAAAACCTGAAAGCCAGAGTAGATCGTCTCGACGGCCAGATCACCATAGAAAGTAACAAAGGTAAGGGAACCACCAACATCATAGAAATACCGATATGA